In Blastopirellula marina, the sequence AGAAAGCTAGTCGAAGAAATCGACCTCATCCTGCCTTCACCGTTCAAGAAGGAAGAACCCAAGGAAAACCCGAAGCCTAAAACAACACGACGACCACGCAAAAAGAAGGAGGAATAATGTCAGAACCTTACATTGTGACACCTCCCGATGGCTTGCCGGTCTCATTGGAACAGGCAAAGGCTCAATGCCACATCGATGATTCCTATACCGCTGAGGATGACGTTCTCACTCGGCTCATCAAAGCCGCTTGGAATTACACAGAAACATTCCAAGCCAGAACGCTTTTGACCACCACGTATGCCCAGAAATACGACTATTTCCCGTATGAATTTCGAGTAAATCCCAAGCTTCAGTCGGTCTCAAGCATTACCTACATCGATTCCAGCGGCGACACGATCACGCTGGATAGTGACCTGTACGAATTCGACGAACACGCCAAACCCGGTGTGATCTATCCCGAGTTCAACATGTGTTGGCCATCGACACGTGGAGGCCGTAACGATGTCACCCTTACATGGGTTGCGG encodes:
- a CDS encoding head-tail connector protein; this translates as MSEPYIVTPPDGLPVSLEQAKAQCHIDDSYTAEDDVLTRLIKAAWNYTETFQARTLLTTTYAQKYDYFPYEFRVNPKLQSVSSITYIDSSGDTITLDSDLYEFDEHAKPGVIYPEFNMCWPSTRGGRNDVTLTWVAGYDDDEVPESTQSGILQIVAHWFKHREAVLQGGFAEVPMQAKSLLAIECWGSYR